In the genome of Streptomyces racemochromogenes, one region contains:
- a CDS encoding NADH-quinone oxidoreductase subunit M, which translates to MSFPLLTLTAAVPAAGAILTAAVPAARRTVAKWLALLFSLATLALAVLVAVRFDPGGDRYQLTESHAWIADFGVRYELGVDGIGVALIALTALLIPFVIVAGWHDADPLETNSSRWRPTQGFFALILLVEAMVVISFEATDVFLFYVFFEAMLIPMYFLIGGFGDRAHAGTDENATAQRSYAAVKFLLYNLVGGLIMLAAVIGLYVVAGNFSLQEITAARAAGTLDMATNTERLLFLGFFFAFAVKAPLWPLHTWLPNAMGESTAPVAVLITAIVDKVGTFAMLRFCLGLFPEASKWATPVILVLALISIVYGALLAVGQRDIKRLIAYASISHFGFIVLGIFAMTSQGQSGATLYMVNHGISTAALMLVAGFLISRRGSRLIADYGGVQKVAPVLAGTFLIGGLATLSLPGLAPFVSEFLVLVGTFARYPVVGIIATVGIVLAALYTLVLYQRTMTGPVKEEVRAMPDLRARELLVVAPLIALLIGLGVYPKVLTDIVNPAVEHTMSDVKQTDPKPEVSVQNVEAAK; encoded by the coding sequence ATGAGTTTCCCGCTTCTGACGCTGACGGCCGCGGTCCCCGCGGCCGGCGCGATCCTCACGGCGGCCGTCCCGGCCGCCCGCCGGACCGTCGCCAAATGGCTCGCCCTGCTGTTCTCCCTCGCGACGCTGGCCCTGGCCGTCCTGGTCGCGGTCCGCTTCGACCCCGGCGGCGACCGCTACCAGCTCACCGAGTCCCACGCCTGGATCGCCGACTTCGGCGTCCGCTACGAACTGGGCGTCGACGGCATCGGGGTGGCCCTGATCGCCCTCACCGCGCTGCTGATCCCCTTCGTCATCGTCGCCGGCTGGCACGACGCCGACCCGCTGGAGACGAACTCTTCCCGCTGGCGGCCCACCCAGGGCTTCTTCGCCCTGATCCTGCTGGTCGAGGCGATGGTGGTGATCTCCTTCGAGGCCACCGACGTCTTCCTCTTCTACGTCTTCTTCGAAGCCATGCTCATCCCGATGTACTTCCTCATCGGCGGCTTCGGAGACCGCGCCCACGCAGGCACCGACGAGAACGCCACCGCGCAGCGCTCGTACGCGGCGGTCAAGTTCCTCCTCTACAACCTCGTCGGCGGCCTCATCATGCTGGCCGCCGTCATCGGGCTGTACGTCGTCGCCGGGAACTTCTCCCTCCAGGAGATCACCGCGGCCCGCGCCGCGGGCACCCTCGACATGGCGACCAACACCGAGCGGCTGCTCTTCCTCGGCTTCTTCTTCGCCTTCGCCGTGAAGGCCCCGCTCTGGCCGCTGCACACCTGGCTGCCCAACGCGATGGGCGAGTCCACCGCGCCCGTCGCCGTGCTCATCACCGCGATCGTCGACAAGGTCGGCACCTTCGCGATGCTCCGCTTCTGCCTCGGGCTCTTCCCCGAGGCCAGCAAGTGGGCCACCCCGGTCATCCTCGTCCTGGCCCTGATCAGCATCGTCTACGGCGCGCTGCTCGCCGTCGGCCAGCGCGACATCAAGAGGCTGATCGCCTACGCCTCCATCTCGCACTTCGGCTTCATCGTCCTGGGCATCTTCGCGATGACCTCCCAGGGCCAGTCCGGAGCCACCCTCTACATGGTCAACCACGGGATCTCCACGGCGGCGCTGATGCTCGTCGCCGGATTCCTGATCTCCCGGCGCGGCTCCCGGCTCATCGCCGACTACGGCGGCGTGCAGAAGGTGGCCCCGGTCCTCGCCGGCACCTTCCTCATCGGCGGCCTCGCCACCCTGTCCCTGCCCGGCCTCGCCCCCTTCGTCAGCGAGTTCCTCGTCCTCGTCGGCACCTTCGCCCGCTACCCGGTCGTCGGGATCATCGCCACCGTCGGGATCGTCCTCGCCGCGCTGTACACGCTGGTGCTCTACCAGCGCACCATGACCGGCCCCGTGAAGGAGGAGGTCCGCGCCATGCCGGACCTGCGCGCGCGGGAACTGCTGGTGGTCGCCCCGCTGATCGCGCTGCTGATCGGACTGGGCGTCTACCCGAAGGTGCTCACCGACATCGTCAACCCGGCGGTGGAGCACACCATGTCGGACGTGAAGCAGACGGACCCGAAGCCCGAGGTCTCCGTCCAGAACGTGGAGGCGGCCAAGTGA
- the nuoL gene encoding NADH-quinone oxidoreductase subunit L, translated as MENLIALLVAAPLLGAAVLLCGGRRLDKAGHWIGTLLAAVSFGIGVVLFADMLGRGAEDRALHQRLFSWVPVEGFQADIAFQLDQLSMTFVLLISGVGTLIHVYSIGYMEHDERRRRFFGYLNLFVAAMLLLVLADNYLLLYFGWEGVGLASYLLIGFWQHKPSAATAAKKAFLVNRVGDIGLSIAIMLMFTTFGTFAFGPVLASVGETGEGTLTAIGLMLLLAACGKSAQVPLQSWLGDAMEGPTPVSALIHAATMVTAGVYLIVRSGAIFNGAPDAQLVTTVVGAVTLLFGAIVGCAKDDIKKALAGSTMSQIGYMILAAGLGPIGYVFAIMHLVTHGFFKAGLFLGAGSVMHGMNDEVDMRKYGALRTYMPVTFVTFGLGYLAIIGFPGLSGFFSKDMIIEAAFAKGGTQGWILGGVALLGAGITAFYMTRVMLLTFFGEKRWQPAPDADQAPSAEPAAEHQAGRMPHPHESPKSMTIPMIVLAFGSVFAGGFFEIGERFLNWLEPVTGYEHGHSPVSAMAVTASTMAVLVVGVAIAWSMYGRRPVPVVAPRGSFLTRAARRDLYQDDFNHVVLVRGGEHLTRSLVYLDHSVVDGVVNGTAASVGGLSGRLRRLQNGYARSYAVSMFGGTAILIAATLLMRAV; from the coding sequence GTGGAGAATCTGATTGCGCTGCTCGTGGCGGCGCCCCTGCTCGGAGCGGCGGTGCTGCTGTGCGGCGGCCGGCGCCTCGACAAGGCCGGCCACTGGATCGGCACCCTGCTCGCGGCCGTCTCCTTCGGCATCGGCGTCGTCCTCTTCGCGGACATGCTGGGCCGCGGGGCCGAGGACCGGGCCCTGCACCAGCGGCTGTTCAGCTGGGTGCCCGTGGAGGGCTTCCAGGCGGACATCGCCTTCCAGCTGGACCAGCTGTCGATGACCTTCGTCCTGCTGATCTCCGGGGTGGGCACGCTCATCCACGTGTACTCGATCGGGTACATGGAGCACGACGAGCGCCGCCGCCGCTTCTTCGGCTACCTCAACCTGTTCGTCGCGGCGATGCTGCTGCTCGTCCTCGCCGACAACTACCTGCTGCTGTACTTCGGCTGGGAGGGCGTCGGCCTCGCCTCGTACCTCCTGATCGGCTTCTGGCAGCACAAGCCCAGCGCGGCCACCGCCGCCAAGAAGGCCTTCCTGGTCAACCGGGTCGGCGACATCGGCCTGTCGATCGCGATCATGCTGATGTTCACCACCTTCGGGACCTTCGCCTTCGGGCCGGTGCTGGCCTCCGTCGGCGAGACGGGCGAGGGCACGCTGACGGCGATCGGCTTGATGCTGCTGCTCGCCGCCTGCGGCAAGTCGGCGCAGGTGCCGCTGCAGTCCTGGCTCGGTGACGCGATGGAGGGCCCGACCCCGGTCTCGGCCCTGATCCACGCCGCCACCATGGTCACCGCCGGCGTCTACCTGATCGTCCGCTCCGGGGCGATCTTCAACGGGGCGCCCGACGCCCAGCTCGTCACCACGGTCGTCGGCGCGGTCACGCTCCTGTTCGGTGCGATCGTCGGTTGCGCCAAGGACGACATCAAGAAGGCCCTCGCCGGCTCGACGATGTCGCAGATCGGATACATGATCCTGGCCGCCGGGCTCGGCCCGATCGGCTACGTCTTCGCGATCATGCACCTGGTCACGCACGGCTTCTTCAAGGCCGGCCTCTTCCTCGGCGCCGGATCGGTCATGCACGGCATGAACGACGAGGTCGACATGCGCAAGTACGGCGCCCTGCGCACGTACATGCCGGTCACCTTCGTCACCTTCGGCCTCGGTTACCTCGCGATCATCGGCTTCCCCGGCCTGTCCGGCTTCTTCTCCAAGGACATGATCATCGAGGCGGCCTTCGCCAAGGGCGGCACCCAGGGCTGGATCCTCGGCGGGGTCGCCCTGCTGGGCGCCGGCATCACCGCCTTCTACATGACCCGGGTCATGCTCCTCACCTTCTTCGGAGAGAAGCGCTGGCAGCCCGCCCCCGACGCCGACCAGGCGCCGAGCGCCGAACCGGCCGCCGAGCACCAGGCCGGCCGGATGCCGCACCCGCACGAGTCCCCGAAGTCCATGACCATCCCGATGATCGTCCTGGCGTTCGGCTCCGTCTTCGCCGGCGGGTTCTTCGAGATCGGCGAGCGCTTCCTGAACTGGCTGGAGCCCGTCACCGGCTACGAGCACGGCCACTCGCCGGTCAGCGCCATGGCCGTCACCGCCTCCACCATGGCCGTCCTCGTCGTCGGCGTCGCCATCGCCTGGTCGATGTACGGCCGCCGGCCCGTCCCCGTCGTCGCCCCCCGCGGCTCGTTCCTCACCCGCGCGGCCCGCCGGGACCTGTACCAGGACGACTTCAACCACGTGGTCCTCGTCCGCGGCGGCGAGCACCTGACCCGCTCCCTCGTCTACCTCGACCACAGCGTCGTCGACGGAGTGGTCAACGGCACGGCCGCCTCGGTCGGCGGGCTCTCCGGCCGGCTGCGCAGGCTGCAGAACGGCTACGCCCGCAGCTACGCGGTGTCGATGTTCGGGGGCACGGCGATCCTGATCGCCGCGACCCTGCTGATGAGGGCGGTGTGA
- a CDS encoding HAD family hydrolase — protein MTSALPYALIATDLDGTLLRAGDTVSDRSCAALATARAAGARHIVVTGRPVPQIRHVLDDLGYSGLAVCGQGAQVYDAARGVLLHSVAMDRGLAEVALGKIEAEIGEVYVAVNQEGLDAEMLVGPGYRMPHPHLPMVRVRGRGELWASPINKVLLQHPRLDDDELTRVARSVVGDLVNVTMAGEHTVELQPPGVDKATGLARAASLLEVAAESTIAFGDMPNDIPMFVWAAHGVAMANAHRELVAVADEVTLSNEADGIATVLERLFPV, from the coding sequence GTGACTTCCGCCCTCCCCTATGCCTTGATCGCCACCGACCTGGACGGGACTCTGCTGCGCGCCGGTGACACCGTCTCCGACCGCTCGTGCGCGGCGCTCGCGACGGCGCGCGCCGCCGGCGCCCGGCACATCGTCGTCACCGGGCGCCCCGTCCCACAGATCCGGCACGTCCTGGATGACCTTGGTTACTCCGGGCTCGCGGTGTGCGGGCAGGGCGCGCAGGTGTACGACGCGGCGCGCGGGGTCCTGCTGCACTCCGTCGCGATGGACCGGGGGCTGGCCGAGGTGGCGCTCGGGAAGATCGAGGCGGAGATCGGCGAGGTGTACGTGGCCGTCAACCAGGAGGGGCTGGACGCCGAGATGCTGGTGGGCCCCGGCTACCGGATGCCGCACCCGCACCTGCCGATGGTGCGGGTCCGCGGGCGCGGCGAGCTGTGGGCGTCGCCGATCAACAAGGTGCTGCTCCAGCACCCGCGGCTGGACGACGACGAGCTGACGCGGGTGGCGCGGTCGGTGGTCGGCGACCTGGTGAACGTCACCATGGCGGGGGAGCACACGGTGGAACTCCAGCCGCCGGGCGTCGACAAGGCGACGGGGCTCGCGCGGGCGGCGTCGCTCCTGGAGGTCGCGGCGGAGTCGACGATCGCCTTCGGCGACATGCCGAACGACATCCCGATGTTCGTGTGGGCCGCCCACGGGGTGGCCATGGCCAACGCCCACCGCGAACTGGTCGCCGTCGCCGACGAGGTCACCCTCTCGAACGAGGCGGACGGCATCGCGACCGTCCTGGAGCGGCTGTTCCCGGTCTAG
- a CDS encoding NADH-quinone oxidoreductase subunit J, whose product MSAIAAAASATSTGEAVQFWVLGTVAVIGALCTILMKKAVHSALCLAGTMIILAVFYLANGAYFLGVVQVVVYTGAIMMLFLFVVMLVGVTAADSLKETIKGQRWLASLCGLGFGILLVAGIGNAGLTHFNGLGKVNSAGHVEGLAELIFTRYIFAFEITGALLITAAVGAMVLTHRERTERAATQRELAEKRVREGVQLPPLPAPGVYARHNAVDVAGLLPDGTPSELTVSKTLRARGQIRDVSGQALEDLKALEQASAERLGREEASK is encoded by the coding sequence ATGAGCGCCATCGCCGCGGCCGCCTCCGCGACCTCCACCGGCGAGGCCGTGCAGTTCTGGGTGCTGGGCACGGTCGCCGTCATCGGCGCGCTGTGCACGATCCTGATGAAGAAGGCCGTGCACAGTGCCCTGTGCCTCGCCGGGACGATGATCATCCTGGCCGTCTTCTACCTCGCCAACGGGGCGTACTTCCTGGGCGTGGTCCAGGTCGTCGTCTACACCGGCGCCATCATGATGCTGTTCCTCTTCGTGGTCATGCTCGTCGGCGTCACGGCGGCGGACTCGCTGAAGGAGACCATCAAGGGTCAGCGCTGGCTGGCCTCCCTGTGCGGGCTCGGCTTCGGCATCCTGCTGGTCGCCGGCATCGGCAACGCGGGCCTCACCCACTTCAACGGACTCGGCAAGGTCAACTCCGCCGGGCACGTCGAGGGCCTCGCCGAACTGATCTTCACCCGCTACATCTTCGCCTTCGAGATCACCGGCGCCCTGCTGATCACGGCGGCCGTCGGCGCGATGGTGCTCACCCACCGCGAGCGCACCGAGCGGGCCGCCACGCAGCGCGAGCTCGCCGAGAAGCGCGTACGCGAGGGCGTGCAGCTCCCGCCGCTGCCGGCCCCCGGCGTCTACGCCCGGCACAACGCCGTGGACGTCGCCGGCCTGCTCCCGGACGGCACCCCGTCCGAGCTGACCGTCAGCAAGACGCTGCGCGCCCGCGGCCAGATCCGCGACGTGTCCGGCCAGGCCCTGGAGGACCTCAAGGCGCTGGAGCAGGCCTCCGCGGAGCGCCTCGGCCGAGAGGAGGCCTCGAAGTGA
- the nuoK gene encoding NADH-quinone oxidoreductase subunit NuoK: protein MNPVNYLYLAALLFTIGAAGVLIRKNAIVLFMCVELMLNACNLAFVTFSRMHGNLDGQIIAFFTMVVAAAEVVVGLAIIVSLFRTRHSASVDDASLMKL, encoded by the coding sequence GTGAATCCGGTCAACTACCTGTACCTGGCCGCCCTGCTGTTCACCATCGGCGCGGCCGGCGTGCTCATCCGGAAGAACGCGATCGTCCTGTTCATGTGCGTGGAGCTGATGCTCAACGCCTGCAACCTGGCCTTCGTGACCTTCTCCCGGATGCACGGCAACCTCGACGGCCAGATCATCGCGTTCTTCACGATGGTAGTGGCCGCCGCGGAGGTCGTGGTGGGCCTCGCGATCATCGTGTCGCTGTTCCGTACCCGCCACTCGGCCTCGGTCGACGACGCCAGCCTGATGAAGCTGTAA
- the fahA gene encoding fumarylacetoacetase yields MPQQSPLDVPEGDPFGPHNLPYGVFSTPAEPERRRVGVRIGGYVLDAGAVAVALGSPYAGVLAQGSLNPLLAAGRTAWRDVRRALTAWVTDPGHRGTVEPHLLPLDEVTLHLPYEVADYVDFYASEHHATNVGRIFRPDGDALTPNWKHLPIGYHGRSGTIVVSGTDVVRPSGQRKAPTDPAPVFGPSVKLDIEAEVGFVVGAPSQMGRPVALGDFEEHVFGLFLLNDWSARDIQAWEYVPLGPFLGKSFATSVSAWVTPLEALDAARVAPPARDFPLLPYLDDSEVDRPGGFDLRITVSINGQEVARPPFASMYWTAAQQLAHMTVNGASLRTGDVFGSGTVSGPEVDERGSLLELTWNGRDAVELADGKRTFLEDGDTVTLTAWAPGADGTRVGLGEVTGRITAA; encoded by the coding sequence ATGCCCCAGCAGAGCCCCCTCGATGTCCCCGAGGGCGACCCGTTCGGGCCGCACAACCTCCCCTACGGCGTCTTCAGCACGCCGGCGGAGCCGGAGCGCCGCCGGGTCGGCGTACGCATCGGCGGGTACGTGCTCGACGCGGGGGCCGTGGCCGTCGCGCTCGGGTCCCCGTACGCCGGGGTGCTCGCCCAGGGTTCGCTGAACCCGCTGCTGGCCGCCGGCCGCACCGCCTGGCGCGACGTGCGCCGTGCGCTGACCGCCTGGGTCACCGACCCCGGTCACCGCGGGACGGTCGAGCCGCACCTCCTCCCCCTCGACGAGGTCACGCTGCACCTGCCGTACGAGGTCGCCGACTACGTCGACTTCTACGCGAGCGAGCACCACGCCACCAACGTCGGACGGATCTTCCGCCCGGACGGGGACGCGCTCACCCCCAACTGGAAGCACCTGCCCATCGGTTACCACGGCCGGTCGGGGACGATCGTGGTCTCCGGCACGGACGTGGTGCGCCCCTCCGGGCAGCGCAAGGCGCCCACCGACCCCGCGCCGGTCTTCGGGCCGTCCGTGAAGCTCGACATCGAGGCCGAGGTCGGCTTCGTCGTCGGCGCCCCCTCGCAGATGGGCCGCCCGGTCGCGCTCGGCGACTTCGAGGAGCACGTCTTCGGGCTGTTCCTGCTCAACGACTGGTCCGCGCGCGACATCCAGGCCTGGGAGTACGTGCCGCTCGGCCCCTTCCTCGGCAAGTCCTTCGCGACGTCCGTCTCCGCCTGGGTGACCCCCCTGGAGGCGCTGGACGCGGCCCGCGTCGCCCCGCCCGCCCGGGACTTCCCGCTGCTGCCCTACCTGGACGACTCCGAGGTCGACCGCCCCGGCGGCTTCGACCTGCGCATCACGGTGTCCATCAACGGGCAGGAGGTGGCCCGGCCGCCGTTCGCCTCGATGTACTGGACCGCCGCCCAGCAGCTGGCCCACATGACCGTCAACGGGGCCTCGCTGCGCACCGGTGACGTGTTCGGCTCCGGCACGGTCAGCGGCCCGGAGGTCGACGAGCGCGGCTCCCTGCTGGAGCTCACCTGGAACGGCCGTGACGCCGTCGAGCTCGCCGACGGCAAGCGCACGTTCCTGGAGGACGGCGACACCGTCACCCTCACCGCGTGGGCGCCCGGCGCCGACGGCACCCGCGTCGGCCTCGGCGAGGTCACCGGTCGCATCACCGCCGCCTGA
- the nuoN gene encoding NADH-quinone oxidoreductase subunit NuoN, with amino-acid sequence MIAAQSLLTLAAEGPADRIPAPHIEYAQLAPTLIVVGAAVLGVLVEAFVPRKSRYAVQVFLAVAALAAAFAAVVALAAGGYAGTKAHVAAMGAIAVDGPALFLQGTILLASVVAVLTFAERRLDPQAHGKRVDSFAAQAASVPGSDSEKAAVKAGFTTTEVFPLALFAVSGMLIFPAADDLLTLFIALEVFSLPLYLLCALARRQRLMSQEAAVKYFLLGAFSSAFLLFGIALLYGYAGSVSYAVIADVVDGTVARIDPALAATMGNDALLLIGGALILMGLLFKVGAVPFHMWTPDVYQGAPTPVTGFMAAATKVAAFGALLRLLYVVLPGLRWDWRPVMWGVAIVTMLAGAVIAVTQTDVKRLLAYSSIAHAGFILAGVIATSQEGVKSVLFYLGAYSFVTIGAFAVVTLVRDAGGEATHLSKWAGLGRRSPLTAAVFAVFLLAFAGIPLTSGFAGKFAVFKAAAEGGAGALVVVGVISSAIAAFFYIRVIVLMFFSEPKADGPTVAVPSPLTMTTIAVGVAVTLVLGLAPQYFLDLAGQASTFVR; translated from the coding sequence GTGATCGCTGCCCAGAGCCTGCTGACCCTGGCGGCCGAAGGACCGGCCGACCGGATCCCGGCCCCGCACATCGAGTACGCACAGCTCGCGCCCACGCTGATCGTGGTGGGCGCGGCCGTCCTCGGAGTCCTCGTCGAGGCCTTCGTCCCCCGCAAGTCCCGCTACGCCGTCCAGGTGTTCCTCGCCGTCGCCGCGCTGGCCGCCGCCTTCGCGGCGGTCGTCGCCCTCGCCGCCGGCGGCTACGCCGGCACCAAGGCGCACGTCGCGGCCATGGGCGCCATCGCCGTCGACGGCCCGGCGCTCTTCCTCCAGGGCACCATCCTGCTGGCCTCCGTCGTGGCGGTGCTCACCTTCGCCGAGCGCCGCCTCGACCCGCAGGCGCACGGCAAGCGGGTGGACTCCTTCGCCGCCCAGGCCGCCTCGGTACCGGGCAGCGACAGCGAGAAGGCCGCCGTCAAGGCCGGCTTCACCACCACCGAGGTGTTCCCGCTGGCCCTGTTCGCGGTCTCCGGCATGCTGATCTTCCCGGCCGCCGACGACCTGCTGACGCTGTTCATCGCGCTGGAGGTCTTCTCCCTCCCGCTGTACCTGCTCTGCGCCCTCGCCCGCCGCCAGCGGCTGATGTCGCAGGAGGCCGCGGTCAAGTACTTCCTGCTCGGCGCCTTCTCCTCGGCCTTCCTCCTCTTCGGCATCGCCCTGCTCTACGGCTACGCGGGCTCGGTCTCCTACGCCGTGATCGCCGACGTCGTCGACGGCACCGTCGCCCGGATCGACCCGGCGCTCGCCGCCACCATGGGCAACGACGCGCTGCTGCTCATCGGCGGCGCGCTGATCCTGATGGGCCTGCTGTTCAAGGTCGGCGCGGTCCCCTTCCACATGTGGACCCCGGACGTCTACCAGGGCGCCCCGACCCCCGTCACCGGCTTCATGGCGGCGGCGACCAAGGTGGCCGCGTTCGGCGCGCTGCTGCGGCTGCTGTACGTGGTGCTGCCCGGCCTGCGGTGGGACTGGCGGCCGGTGATGTGGGGCGTCGCGATCGTCACGATGCTCGCGGGCGCGGTGATCGCGGTGACCCAGACCGACGTGAAGCGGCTGCTCGCGTACTCGTCCATCGCGCACGCCGGGTTCATCCTGGCCGGTGTGATCGCCACCTCGCAGGAGGGCGTGAAGTCCGTCCTCTTCTACCTGGGCGCCTACTCCTTCGTGACGATCGGCGCGTTCGCGGTGGTCACCCTGGTGCGGGACGCGGGCGGCGAGGCGACGCACCTGTCGAAGTGGGCCGGTCTGGGGCGGCGTTCGCCGCTGACCGCGGCCGTCTTCGCGGTGTTCCTGCTGGCCTTCGCGGGCATCCCGCTGACCTCCGGCTTCGCCGGGAAGTTCGCGGTGTTCAAGGCGGCGGCGGAGGGCGGCGCCGGGGCGCTGGTCGTCGTGGGTGTGATCTCGTCGGCGATCGCCGCGTTCTTCTACATCCGGGTCATCGTGCTGATGTTCTTCAGCGAGCCGAAGGCCGACGGCCCGACGGTGGCCGTGCCGTCGCCGCTGACGATGACCACCATCGCGGTGGGCGTGGCCGTCACCCTGGTCCTCGGTCTGGCCCCGCAGTACTTCCTGGACCTGGCGGGACAGGCCAGCACCTTCGTGCGCTGA